A window of the Chiloscyllium plagiosum isolate BGI_BamShark_2017 chromosome 13, ASM401019v2, whole genome shotgun sequence genome harbors these coding sequences:
- the LOC122555666 gene encoding rho guanine nucleotide exchange factor 26-like, translated as MDQESEVDLSNLAITPLWRKRRPIPKSPNMRSLNRRSKARPCSYQIDGILVTDFPADGNIPTQNGNIASPPDGHLLLQRQLSTHSLPTPDKQRLVLSTDSAVSLKNGTQQIIPKDLASAIKIKNHHQNNQNLEFRTRSRRVQSMVETVHDPLVPKLELDGDTDPDLECPGQLRRGLRSTSYRRAVVSGVHFDNSSSVKNNNRRSQPNLKTVLEDKEKFPSLCRGKEHEKKQLSNKGPFDGEGNCQIHALY; from the coding sequence ATGGATCAGGAAAGTGAGGTCGACTTATCCAATCTTGCCATAACGCCGCTGTGGCGGAAGAGAAGACCAATCCCCAAATCACCCAATATGAGGTCTTTGAACCGTCGCAGCAAGGCAAGGCCATGCTCATACCAAATCGATGGCATCCTGGTGACAGATTTCCCAGCAGACGGCAACATTCCTACCCAAAACGGAAACATTGCTTCACCTCCAGATGGCCACCTCCTGCTCCAGAGGCAGCTCTCCACCCATTCACTTCCAACACCTGATAAACAGCGCCTCGTGCTGAGCACCGACAGTGCCGTTTCGCTCAAGAACGGAACGCAGCAGATCATTCCCAAGGACCTGGCATCTGCTATTAAAATCAAGAACCACCATCAGAACAATCAGAATCTGGAGTTTCGTACAAGGAGCCGTCGAGTGCAGAGTATGGTTGAGACAGTTCATGATCCACTTGTACCGAAACTGGAGCTGGATGGAGACACAGACCCTGACCTGGAGTGCCCAGGCCAGCTCCGCAGGGGACTGAGGTCCACCTCGTACAGAAGAGCAGTGGTCAGTGGCGTTCATTTTGACAACTCGTCGAGCGTAAAGAACAACAACCGCAGGTCCCAACCCAATCTGAAGACCGTCCTAGAGGACAAAGAGAAGTTCCCCAGTCTGTGCAGAGGAAAG